A DNA window from Trypanosoma brucei brucei TREU927 chromosome 11 chr11_scaffold01 genomic scaffold, whole genome shotgun sequence contains the following coding sequences:
- a CDS encoding minichromosome maintenance complex subunit codes for MPPHRKRRREGDTSRHQGADDVGGREEDDDSERDEEELGEDLFGDNYERDYLHPDEESEVLEDDVEDDDWIDDNSDISVISDSGRLAVDALLDRRNEMEQRLREERRQLEEGVFSDVDKDSIPSTGSDGSGFTAEGSVGGRGAGGDEEDEDVTTTAGNDDGVYVRGELGPMDFDWRQPQCDLVEWLSQELPRHVVKNRIYNFYLNYVENGVCVYEQKVHLMARENEQSFQLSYSHLSRVYDSVLALWLVDVPDVMIELLEDAANYFAFKLFPHYRKVHKHILVRICDLPLCDPIRDFRQIHMNVLVRVEGVVIRRSPVYPQMQAVRYDCVRCSYIIGPIYQRGDKEQRVSLCPSCHSKGPFRVNMTLTEYRNHQTIVLQESPGKVPPGRLPRSLEVILTNDLIDRANPGEEVDVTGIYRNNFDPLLNSRQGFPVFTTLLHANNVVRRTAEVDSFRLPDDERVRIMDLAKHPRVKRKLLRSIAPSIHGREDIKLGLLLGMLGGVPKDVGGDQSHRIRGDINVLLVGDPGCAKSQFLKFVEKTANRAVFTTGRGSTAVGLTASVHRDGVTGDFVLEGGALVIADRGSCLIDEFDKMSDQDRTSIHEAMEQQTISVARGGIVTTLSARCSIVAAANPIGGRYDPSISFDSNVNLTTPILSRFDLLFVVRDEVNVELDEKLATFICHSHIRNHPRTQQESRRSERELQERLSSLRYALENASTEEERRVVEAQLQQLRNSLANEPLNEDEDPSSDKPLPQQLLRKYILYAKAHCHPRVSNIDANTIARLYTELRQESKHGGVAITVRHMESVIRLSEAHARLHLRDFVRDEDVNAAISLFLRCFIQTQKYSLRSAMENRFRKYFDSDTEPLPLIQHHIKVAVHAIRAFERQMSGGVEPTRVRIDVMQLEHCTMNVSKEALNAFFDSEEFKRDYTLIRDPGTGVPLQIEHSLV; via the coding sequence ATGCCTCCTCACCGCAAGCGCAGGCGGGAGGGTGACACGTCACGTCATCAAGGCGCTGACGACGTCGGGGGGCGcgaagaagatgatgataGTGAACGAGACGAGGAAGAACTAGGCGAGGACCTCTTCGGTGACAACTACGAGCGCGATTATCTTCACCCTGATGAGGAGAGCGAAGTCCTTGAAGATGATGTAGAGGACGACGACTGGATTGACGACAATAGCGATATTTCTGTCATATCAGACTCCGGCCGGTTGGCTGTTGATGCGTTGCTCGacagaagaaatgaaatggaaCAGCGGTTGCGTGAGGAGCGAAGACAATTGGAGGAGGGTGTCTTCAGTGATGTAGATAAGGATTCTATTCCTAGCACTGGTAGCGACGGAAGTGGTTTTACAGCGGAGGGAAGCGTGGGAGGGAGAGGTGCCGGTGGCgatgaggaggatgaggatgttACCACTACCGCTGGCAATGACGATGGTGTGTACGTTCGCGGGGAGCTGGGCCCCATGGATTTTGACTGGCGGCAACCTCAGTGTGACCTGGTGGAGTGGCTCTCTCAGGAACTTCCTCGACACGTTGTGAAGAACCGTATCTACAACTTTTACCTAAACTATGTGGAAAATGGCGTCTGTGTCTATGAACAGAAGGTGCATCTGATGGCTCGTGAGAATGAGCAGAGCTTCCAGCTAAGCTACAGCCATTTGAGTCGCGTCTACGATTCTGTGTTGGCGCTGTGGCTTGTCGATGTTCCCGACGTGATGATTGAACTGCTGGAGGATGCAGCAAACTACTTTGCTTTTAAACTGTTTCCACATTACAGAAAAGTCCATAAACACATTCTGGTCCGAATATGTGACCTACCGTTGTGTGACCCAATTCGTGACTTTCGTCAGATACACATGAATGTCCTTGTGCGCGTTGAGGGAGTGGTCATCCGGCGTTCCCCCGTTTACCCCCAGATGCAGGCGGTTAGGTACGACTGTGTGCGTTGCAGCTACATTATTGGTCCCATATACCAGCGGGGAGATAAGGAGCAACGCGTCAGTTTGTGTCCTAGTTGCCACAGTAAGGGCCCCTTTCGTGTAAACATGACCCTCACAGAGTATCGCAACCATCAGACGATTGTACTGCAGGAATCACCCGGGAAGGTACCTCCTGGTCGGCTTCCACGGAGCCTGGAGGTCATTCTTACGAACGACTTGATTGACCGCGCGAACCCTGGAGAGGAGGTGGACGTCACAGGAATCTACCGCAACAATTTCGACCCGCTTCTAAACAGTCGTCAGGGCTTTCCCGTATTCACAACTTTGCTACACGCGAATAACGTGGTGCGTCGCACCGCTGAGGTCGATAGTTTTCGCTTGCCTGACGATGAGCGGGTCCGAATAATGGACCTGGCTAAGCACCCGCGTGTCAAGCGGAAGTTGTTACGCTCAATTGCTCCGAGCATCCACGGGCGTGAAGACATCAAACTTGGTCTTCTCTTGGGGATGCTCGGTGGTGTGCCAAAAGACGTGGGTGGCGATCAATCACATCGTATTCGAGGGGACATTAACGTGTTGCTTGTTGGTGATCCCGGCTGTGCCAAATCTCAGTTCCTCAAATTTGTGGAGAAGACGGCAAATCGCGCAGTCTTCACAACGGGTCGAGGCTCCACAGCCGTTGGGCTTACGGCTTCCGTGCATAGGGATGGTGTTACGGGGGATTTTGTGTTGGAGGGTGGCGCGCTTGTTATTGCAGACCGGGGCAGCTGCCTTATTGACGAATTTGACAAAATGTCTGATCAAGACCGTACTTCAATTCATGAAGCGATGGAGCAGCAAACCATATCCGTTGCTCGTGGTGGTATTGTCACTACGCTTTCAGCACGGTGTAGCATAGTCGCTGCGGCCAATCCTATAGGGGGGCGGTACGACCCCTCCATATCGTTTGACTCTAACGTCAATCTTACAACACCAATTCTTTCGCGTTTCGATCTCCTCTTTGTTGTGCGTGACGAGGTTAACGTGGAGTTGGACGAAAAGTTAGCAACTTTTATATGTCATTCACACATTCGAAACCATCCCCGAACGCAACAGGAGAGCCGGCGCAGTGAGCGAGAACTGCAGGAACGACTGTCCAGTTTACGGTACGCGCTGGAGAACGCATCCACAGAAGAGGAACGCCGGGTGGTAGAGGCGCAGTTGCAGCAACTACGTAACTCTCTCGCCAACGAGCCACtgaatgaagatgaagatccGTCAAGTGATAAACCGCTGCCGCAGCAATTGCTGAGAAAGTATATTCTTTATGCCAAGGCACACTGTCACCCCCGTGTTTCCAATATCGATGCAAACACAATTGCGCGGCTCTACACGGAACTCCGACAGGAGTCGAAACATGGTGGTGTGGCGATCACTGTTAGGCATATGGAGTCAGTGATACGCCTTTCCGAAGCTCATGCGCGGTTGCACCTTCGTGACTTCGTTCGCGACGAAGATGTTAATGCCGCAATATCACTATTTTTACGCTGCTTTATTCAGACTCAAAAGTACAGTCTGCGGAGTGCGATGGAGAACAGGTTTCGTAAATACTTCGATTCCGATACGGAGCCTCTGCCTCTCATTCAGCATCACATAAAGGTTGCTGTCCATGCTATTCGGGCGTTCGAGCGGCAAATGTCAGGTGGCGTGGAGCCGACACGCGTGCGTATTGACGTAATGCAGCTGGAGCATTGCACAATGAATGTATCAAAGGAGGCTCTAAATGCCTTTTTTGATTCCGAGGAGTTCAAGAGAGATTATACTTTAATACGTGACCCCGGCACCGGTGTACCCCTTCAAATAGAGCACTCCCTGGTGTAA
- a CDS encoding mitochondrial RNA-binding protein (identical to RNA binding protein precursor (RNA- binding protein of 16 kDa) (GB:AAD29082.1){Trypanosoma brucei}; similar to Glycine-rich protein 2. (Swiss- Prot:P27484) (Nicotiana sylvestris)): protein MIRASIVKRMAPCTLFLNKGKVISWMSGRGFGFIEDDADKKQHFVHFSALQTETGGFRALTVGQEVEFEVASQDGRTRAENVTSPGGAKLPSGPRPPEGAGRGRGFGGGRGGRDFGGDRNSGRGRNDNQQGGQHQSFSDDF, encoded by the coding sequence ATGATTCGCGCTTCCATAGTTAAGCGCATGGCTCCATGCACCCTCTTTCTCAACAAGGGTAAGGTGATATCGTGGATGTCTGGACGTGGTTTTGGTTTCATTGAAGACGACGCAGACAAGAAGCAACACTTTGTGCATTTCTCAGCTCTTCAAACGGAAACGGGGGGCTTTCGTGCACTAACTGTCGGACAGGAAGTTGAGTTCGAGGTTGCTTCGCAGGATGGCCGCACGCGTGCCGAGAATGTTACTTCTCCTGGAGGAGCCAAGCTTCCGTCAGGGCCGAGGCCACCAGAGGGAGCAGGACGCGGTCGCGGCTTCGGTGGCGGCCGAGGGGGAAGGGATTTTGGTGGTGATCGTAACTCAGGCAGGGGACGTAATGATAACCAACAAGGTGGCCAGCACCAGAGCTTCAGCGATGACTTTTAG